In one Mycobacterium sp. NBC_00419 genomic region, the following are encoded:
- the pyrF gene encoding orotidine-5'-phosphate decarboxylase yields MAEAVPTPESLRSCPPSFGARLAAAITARGPLCVGIDPHPELLQAWDLPVSADGLARFCDICVQAYAGFAVVKPQVAFFEAYGSAGFAVLERTTAALQESGVLVLADAKRGDIGSTMAAYAQAWAGDGPLAADAVTASPYLGFGSLQPLLDTAAAHGRGVFVLAATSNPEGASVQRAQVGERTVAQSIVDAAATVNRAALPQPGSVGVVIGATLDQVPDVSDLGGPVLVPGVGAQGGRPESLGGLGGARPGQLLPAVSREILRAGPDFAAIRSAGERMRDALAYLAG; encoded by the coding sequence ATGGCTGAGGCTGTGCCGACCCCCGAGTCGCTTCGCTCCTGCCCGCCGAGCTTTGGCGCCCGGCTCGCGGCGGCGATCACCGCACGCGGGCCGCTGTGTGTCGGCATCGACCCGCACCCCGAGCTTCTGCAGGCCTGGGATCTGCCGGTTTCCGCCGACGGCCTGGCCCGGTTCTGTGACATCTGTGTGCAGGCCTACGCCGGTTTCGCCGTCGTCAAACCGCAGGTGGCGTTCTTCGAGGCCTACGGCTCAGCGGGTTTCGCGGTCCTGGAGCGCACGACGGCGGCGCTGCAGGAGTCCGGGGTGCTGGTGCTCGCCGACGCCAAGCGTGGTGACATCGGATCGACGATGGCCGCCTACGCCCAAGCCTGGGCAGGGGACGGACCGCTGGCCGCCGACGCCGTCACCGCCTCGCCGTATCTCGGATTCGGTTCGCTGCAGCCACTTCTGGACACCGCGGCCGCCCACGGCCGCGGCGTCTTCGTCCTGGCCGCCACCTCGAACCCCGAGGGCGCCAGCGTGCAACGCGCACAAGTGGGGGAGCGCACCGTCGCGCAGTCGATCGTCGACGCCGCCGCGACTGTCAACCGGGCAGCGCTGCCGCAGCCCGGTTCGGTGGGCGTCGTGATCGGCGCCACCCTGGACCAGGTGCCTGACGTCAGCGATCTCGGCGGGCCGGTCCTGGTCCCCGGTGTGGGCGCACAGGGCGGCAGGCCGGAGTCCCTCGGCGGCCTCGGCGGTGCCCGGCCAGGACAGCTGCTTCCCGCGGTATCGCGCGAAATACTGCGCGCCGGACCGGATTTCGCGGCGATCCGGAGTGCGGGGGAGCGGATGCGTGACGCGCTCGCCTACCTCGCCGGGTAG
- the ctaD gene encoding aa3-type cytochrome oxidase subunit I, producing the protein MVSEAPQAALLPAKRPFPHGGGPKGNLIYKVITTTDHKLIGIMYVITCFVFFAVAGVMALFIRAELALPGLQFLSNEQYNQLFTMHGTAMLLFYATPIVFGFANLVLPLQIGAPDVAFPRLNALSFWLFLFGAMIALAGFITPGGAADFGWTVYVPLSDAVHSPGAGADLWILGVAVGGLGTILGAVNMITTIVCMRCPGMTMFRMPIFTWNIFVTSILVLLIFPLLTAAAFGLAADRRLGAHIYDPANGGVTLFQHLFWYFGHPEVYVLALPFFGIVSEIFPVFSRKPIFGYTTLIYATISIAALSVAVWAHHMYVTGAVLLPFFSFMTFLIAVPTGIKFFNWIGTMWRGRLTFETPMLFSVGFLVIFLLGGLSGVLLASPPLDFHVSDTYFVVAHFHYVLFGVIVFATYAGIYFWFPKMTGRLLDERLGKLHFWLTVIGFNLTFLVQHWLGNMGMPRRYADYLPSDGFTTLNIVSTVGAFILGISMLPFLWNVFKSWRYGEVVTVDDPWGHGNSLEWATSCPPPRHNFTELPTIRSERPAFELHYPHMVERMRREAHVGREHHHDAEKVVEKA; encoded by the coding sequence GTGGTTTCTGAGGCGCCCCAGGCTGCCCTTTTGCCGGCAAAACGACCCTTCCCCCACGGGGGTGGTCCCAAAGGGAATCTGATCTACAAGGTCATCACGACCACCGATCACAAGCTGATCGGGATCATGTACGTGATCACGTGTTTCGTCTTCTTCGCGGTCGCCGGTGTGATGGCGTTGTTCATCCGGGCCGAGTTGGCGCTGCCGGGACTGCAGTTCCTGTCCAACGAGCAGTACAACCAGCTGTTCACCATGCACGGCACGGCGATGCTGCTGTTCTACGCCACCCCGATCGTGTTCGGGTTCGCCAACCTGGTGCTGCCGCTGCAGATCGGCGCCCCTGACGTCGCCTTCCCACGACTGAACGCATTGTCGTTCTGGCTGTTCCTGTTCGGTGCGATGATCGCGCTGGCTGGTTTCATCACCCCGGGCGGCGCAGCGGACTTCGGCTGGACGGTCTACGTGCCGCTGTCCGACGCGGTGCACAGCCCGGGTGCAGGTGCGGATCTGTGGATCCTGGGTGTCGCGGTGGGCGGCCTGGGCACCATCCTGGGTGCGGTCAACATGATCACCACGATCGTCTGCATGCGCTGCCCCGGCATGACCATGTTCCGGATGCCGATCTTCACCTGGAACATCTTCGTCACCTCGATCCTGGTGCTGCTGATCTTCCCGCTGCTGACCGCGGCGGCCTTCGGCCTGGCCGCCGACCGGCGTCTCGGCGCGCACATCTACGACCCGGCCAACGGCGGTGTCACGCTGTTCCAGCACCTGTTCTGGTACTTCGGCCACCCCGAGGTCTACGTGCTGGCACTGCCGTTCTTCGGGATCGTCTCGGAGATCTTCCCGGTGTTCTCCCGCAAGCCGATCTTCGGCTACACCACCCTGATCTACGCAACCATCAGCATCGCGGCCCTGTCGGTGGCGGTGTGGGCGCACCACATGTATGTCACGGGAGCCGTTCTGCTGCCGTTCTTCTCGTTCATGACGTTCCTGATCGCCGTCCCGACGGGCATCAAGTTCTTCAACTGGATCGGCACGATGTGGAGAGGCCGACTGACCTTCGAGACACCGATGCTGTTTTCGGTGGGCTTCCTGGTGATCTTCCTGCTCGGTGGACTCTCGGGTGTGCTGCTGGCCAGCCCGCCGCTGGACTTCCACGTCAGCGACACCTATTTCGTGGTGGCCCACTTCCATTACGTGCTGTTCGGCGTGATCGTGTTCGCCACCTACGCCGGCATCTACTTCTGGTTCCCGAAGATGACCGGTCGCCTGCTCGACGAGCGACTGGGCAAGCTGCACTTCTGGCTCACCGTCATCGGATTCAACCTCACGTTCCTGGTGCAGCACTGGCTGGGCAACATGGGTATGCCGCGCCGCTACGCCGACTACCTGCCCAGTGACGGGTTCACGACACTGAACATCGTGTCGACCGTCGGCGCGTTCATCCTCGGCATCTCGATGCTGCCGTTCCTGTGGAACGTCTTCAAGAGTTGGCGTTACGGCGAGGTCGTCACCGTCGACGATCCGTGGGGCCATGGCAATTCGCTGGAGTGGGCGACGTCCTGCCCGCCGCCGCGGCACAACTTCACCGAGCTGCCGACCATCCGCTCGGAGCGCCCGGCATTCGAATTGCACTACCCGCACATGGTGGAGCGGATGCGGCGTGAGGCCCACGTCGGACGCGAACACCACCACGACGCCGAGAAGGTCGTCGAGAAGGCCTAG
- the mihF gene encoding integration host factor, actinobacterial type, translating to MALPQLTDEQRAAALEKAAAARRARAELKDRLKRGGTNLKQVLKDAESDEVLGKMKVSALLEALPKVGKVKAQEIMTELEIAPTRRLRGLGDRQRKALLEKFDFTAD from the coding sequence GTGGCCCTTCCCCAGTTGACCGACGAGCAGCGCGCAGCGGCGTTGGAAAAGGCTGCAGCCGCGCGTCGAGCACGAGCTGAGCTCAAGGATCGGCTCAAGCGTGGCGGCACCAACCTCAAGCAGGTGCTGAAGGACGCTGAGAGCGATGAGGTCCTCGGCAAGATGAAGGTTTCCGCTCTGCTGGAAGCCCTGCCCAAGGTGGGCAAGGTCAAGGCGCAGGAAATCATGACCGAACTCGAGATCGCCCCGACGCGTCGTCTGCGCGGACTCGGCGATCGGCAGCGCAAGGCGCTGCTGGAAAAGTTCGACTTCACTGCCGACTAA
- the gmk gene encoding guanylate kinase, translating into MDTGRGPDSGRGRVVVLSGPSAVGKSTVVRRLREQVPDLHFSVSATTRAPRPGEVDGVDYHFVTPGEFQQLIDRGELLEWADIHGGLHRSGTLAAPVSRAAEAGHPVLIEVDLAGAAAVKQAMPDAVTVFLAPPSWEALEQRLVGRGTETPEVRARRLETARAELAAQGTFDVVVVNSQLESACAELVSLLVGNAP; encoded by the coding sequence GTGGACACCGGCAGAGGGCCGGACAGCGGCCGCGGCCGAGTTGTGGTGCTGTCCGGGCCTTCTGCGGTAGGTAAGTCGACCGTCGTCCGCCGCCTGCGCGAGCAGGTGCCCGACCTGCATTTCAGCGTGTCGGCCACGACCAGGGCTCCGCGCCCCGGTGAGGTGGACGGCGTCGACTACCACTTCGTCACCCCCGGGGAGTTCCAGCAGCTGATCGATCGCGGTGAGCTGCTGGAGTGGGCCGACATCCATGGCGGACTACACCGCTCCGGCACGTTGGCGGCGCCGGTTAGCCGCGCTGCTGAGGCCGGCCACCCGGTACTGATCGAGGTCGATCTCGCTGGTGCAGCCGCCGTCAAGCAGGCGATGCCCGACGCGGTGACGGTGTTTTTAGCCCCGCCGAGCTGGGAAGCTCTCGAGCAGCGGCTCGTCGGGCGTGGCACCGAGACTCCTGAAGTCAGAGCACGCCGGTTGGAGACCGCCCGTGCTGAACTGGCCGCTCAGGGCACGTTCGACGTGGTCGTGGTGAACAGCCAATTGGAGTCGGCGTGCGCCGAATTGGTATCCTTGCTGGTGGGCAACGCGCCGTAA
- the rpoZ gene encoding DNA-directed RNA polymerase subunit omega: MTQASTDHYDPAPGAATAYDTPLGITNPPIDELLDRVSSKYALVIYAAKRARQINDYYNQLGDGILEYVGPLVEPGLQEKPLSIALREIHADLLEHTEGE, translated from the coding sequence GTGACACAAGCCAGCACGGATCACTACGACCCGGCCCCGGGTGCCGCCACGGCCTATGACACGCCGCTGGGCATCACCAATCCGCCCATTGACGAGCTGCTGGACCGTGTGTCGAGCAAGTACGCGCTGGTGATCTACGCGGCCAAGCGGGCTCGCCAGATCAACGATTACTACAACCAGCTCGGCGACGGCATCCTCGAGTACGTCGGGCCGCTGGTCGAGCCGGGCCTGCAGGAGAAGCCGCTGTCGATCGCGCTCCGCGAGATCCACGCCGACCTGCTCGAACACACCGAAGGCGAGTAG
- the coaBC gene encoding bifunctional phosphopantothenoylcysteine decarboxylase/phosphopantothenate--cysteine ligase CoaBC encodes MNPKRIIVGVAGGIAAYKACSVVRQLSEAGHDVRVVPTESALRFVGAATFEALSGHPVRTGVFEDVDEVPHVRLGQEADLVVVAPATADLLARAVAGRADDLLTATLLTARCPVLFAPAMHTEMWQHPATRQNVATLRERGAVVLEPASGRLTGSDSGAGRLPEPEEITTFAELLLARHDALPHDLAGVKVLVTAGGTREAIDPVRFIGNRSSGKQGYAVARVAAQRGADVTLIAGNTTGLADPAGVHVLHITSAAQLHEAVTKHAPDANVLVMAAAVADFRPLTVAANKIKKQVGVQEGPTIELVRTEDVLAGSVRLRADGELPNMRAIVGFAAETGDANGDVLFHARAKLTRKACDLLVVNAVGDGRAFEVDSNDGWLLGADGTEVALEHGSKTLMASRIVDAIVSFLSVSEA; translated from the coding sequence ATGAACCCGAAGCGGATCATCGTCGGCGTCGCCGGTGGCATCGCCGCCTACAAGGCGTGCTCGGTCGTTCGACAGCTCAGTGAAGCCGGCCACGACGTACGCGTCGTCCCCACCGAGTCGGCGCTGCGATTCGTTGGTGCCGCGACGTTCGAGGCCCTGTCGGGCCACCCGGTCCGTACGGGCGTCTTCGAGGACGTCGACGAAGTTCCCCACGTCCGGCTCGGCCAAGAGGCTGATCTTGTCGTGGTCGCTCCCGCCACCGCGGACCTGCTCGCCCGCGCCGTCGCGGGTCGCGCCGACGACCTGCTGACCGCGACGCTGCTCACCGCACGCTGCCCGGTGTTGTTCGCCCCGGCCATGCACACCGAGATGTGGCAGCACCCCGCTACCCGCCAGAACGTGGCGACATTGCGCGAGCGCGGTGCGGTGGTCCTGGAACCGGCATCCGGGCGGCTCACCGGCTCCGACAGCGGTGCGGGGCGGCTGCCCGAGCCCGAAGAGATCACCACCTTCGCCGAGCTGCTGCTGGCACGTCATGACGCGCTGCCGCACGACCTGGCCGGCGTCAAGGTCCTGGTCACCGCGGGCGGTACCCGCGAGGCGATCGACCCGGTCCGTTTCATCGGCAATCGCAGTTCCGGCAAGCAGGGCTACGCGGTGGCCAGGGTGGCCGCTCAGCGCGGCGCCGACGTCACCCTCATCGCGGGTAACACCACCGGCCTGGCCGACCCGGCCGGCGTCCACGTCCTGCACATCACGTCGGCCGCCCAGTTGCACGAGGCGGTGACCAAACACGCACCGGATGCCAACGTCCTCGTGATGGCCGCGGCGGTGGCCGACTTCCGGCCGCTCACGGTGGCCGCCAACAAGATCAAGAAGCAGGTCGGCGTCCAGGAGGGCCCGACGATCGAGTTGGTCCGCACCGAGGACGTGTTGGCCGGATCGGTTCGGCTGCGCGCCGACGGGGAACTGCCGAACATGCGGGCCATCGTCGGGTTCGCCGCCGAAACCGGCGACGCGAACGGTGACGTCCTCTTCCATGCCCGGGCCAAACTGACCCGCAAGGCCTGCGATCTGCTCGTCGTGAACGCGGTCGGGGACGGCCGGGCGTTCGAGGTGGACAGTAACGACGGCTGGCTGCTGGGAGCCGACGGCACCGAGGTCGCACTGGAGCACGGTTCGAAGACGCTCATGGCGAGTCGTATCGTGGACGCGATCGTCTCGTTCCTGAGTGTCAGTGAAGCGTAG
- the metK gene encoding methionine adenosyltransferase, producing MSDKGRLFTSESVTEGHPDKICDAISDSVLDALLAQDPSSRVAVETLVTTGQVHVVGEVTTSAYADIPKIVRDRILDIGYDSSTKGFDGASCGVNVAIGAQSPDIAQGVDTAYEARVEGERDPLDAQGAGDQGLMFGYAIRDTPELMPLPIALAHRLARRLTEVRKQGVLPYLRPDGKTQVTIQYEGTTPLRLDTVVLSTQHADGVDLDGQLAPDIRAQVVRTVLDELAHESLDTSDFRLLVNPTGKFVLGGPMGDAGLTGRKIIVDTYGGWARHGGGAFSGKDPSKVDRSAAYAMRWVAKNVVAAGLAERVEVQVAYAIGKAAPVGLFVETFGSETVDPARIEKAITAVFDLRPGAIIRDLDLKRPIYAQTAAYGHFGRTDVDLPWERLDKVEDLKNSV from the coding sequence GTGAGCGATAAGGGTCGGCTGTTCACCAGTGAGTCGGTGACCGAAGGACACCCCGACAAGATCTGTGACGCGATCAGCGACTCGGTGCTCGATGCGCTCCTGGCGCAGGACCCGAGCTCGCGCGTTGCGGTGGAGACCCTGGTCACCACCGGTCAGGTCCACGTCGTCGGTGAGGTGACCACGTCGGCGTACGCGGACATCCCCAAGATCGTGCGCGACCGCATCCTGGACATCGGCTACGACTCGTCGACCAAGGGCTTCGACGGTGCCTCGTGCGGCGTCAACGTCGCCATCGGCGCCCAGTCGCCCGATATCGCCCAGGGTGTGGACACCGCCTATGAGGCGCGCGTCGAGGGCGAGCGCGATCCGCTGGACGCCCAGGGCGCCGGCGATCAGGGCCTGATGTTCGGCTACGCCATCCGCGACACCCCGGAGTTGATGCCGCTGCCGATCGCGCTGGCCCACCGGCTGGCCCGGCGGCTGACCGAGGTGCGCAAGCAGGGTGTGCTGCCCTACCTGCGGCCCGACGGCAAGACGCAGGTCACCATCCAGTACGAGGGGACCACCCCGCTGCGGCTGGATACCGTCGTGCTGTCCACTCAGCACGCCGACGGCGTCGACCTCGACGGCCAGCTCGCCCCCGATATCCGGGCGCAGGTGGTCCGCACCGTGCTCGACGAGCTCGCTCACGAGAGCCTGGATACCTCGGATTTCCGGCTGCTGGTGAACCCGACCGGCAAGTTCGTGCTCGGCGGCCCGATGGGCGACGCCGGCCTGACCGGCCGCAAGATCATCGTCGACACCTACGGCGGGTGGGCCCGTCACGGCGGTGGCGCGTTCTCCGGCAAGGATCCGTCCAAGGTGGACCGCTCCGCGGCCTACGCGATGCGCTGGGTGGCCAAGAACGTCGTCGCGGCCGGCCTGGCCGAGCGTGTCGAGGTCCAGGTGGCCTACGCCATCGGTAAGGCTGCCCCCGTCGGTCTGTTCGTGGAGACCTTCGGCTCCGAGACTGTCGACCCGGCCCGCATCGAGAAGGCCATCACGGCCGTCTTCGATCTGCGGCCCGGCGCGATCATCCGCGATCTGGACCTCAAGCGCCCGATCTACGCCCAGACCGCTGCGTACGGCCACTTCGGCCGCACCGACGTCGATCTGCCGTGGGAGCGCCTGGACAAGGTCGAGGATCTGAAGAACTCGGTCTAG
- a CDS encoding hemophore-related protein gives MKFAEGAATRRAVGICLSSLVGGMALAVIAAPSAFAAPDCSKASVDNTVANVQGQAQSYMNTHPDGQKVLMSAALQPRPQAEQTLRNYASANPQEYADFKAILAPLGTLQDQCGVQVVPPQFQWAFDAFVG, from the coding sequence ATGAAATTTGCTGAAGGAGCCGCGACCCGGCGCGCGGTCGGCATCTGTCTCAGCTCGCTTGTCGGGGGTATGGCCCTTGCGGTGATCGCCGCACCGTCGGCGTTCGCCGCTCCCGATTGCAGCAAGGCGAGCGTCGACAACACCGTCGCCAACGTGCAGGGCCAGGCCCAGAGCTACATGAACACCCATCCCGACGGCCAGAAGGTCCTGATGAGCGCTGCCCTGCAGCCGCGCCCGCAGGCCGAGCAGACGCTGCGCAACTACGCCTCCGCCAACCCGCAGGAGTACGCCGACTTCAAGGCGATCCTGGCCCCGCTCGGAACGTTGCAGGACCAGTGCGGCGTGCAGGTCGTTCCGCCGCAGTTCCAGTGGGCATTCGACGCGTTCGTCGGCTAG
- a CDS encoding alpha/beta hydrolase, with protein sequence MPSLDRPPVDAILQKVLDAVPFQLSVDGGIDEARRRLRELPRRPVHPDLRVEEHQIDGPGGPIPVRVYWPDDGPTPPGSIPGSLRSCPPVTMYFHGGGFAVGDLDTHDGTAREHAVAAQTLVVSVDYRLAPEHPYPAAVEDAWAATRWVADNAGRFGADASRLAVAGDSAGGTLSAVVAQLARDGGGPALAFQLLWYPSTMWDTSLPSFAENADAPVLDNAAITAFTRWYAGHVDLSDPPATLAPGRAEDLSGLAPAYVAVAGHDPLRDDGARYAELLAAAGVTVELHHADTLVHGYLGYAGVVPAATEATQRGLSALRAALHG encoded by the coding sequence GGTACTGGACGCGGTGCCGTTCCAGTTGTCGGTCGACGGTGGAATCGACGAGGCCCGCCGGCGCCTGCGGGAGCTGCCGCGGCGCCCGGTACACCCGGATCTGCGCGTCGAGGAGCACCAGATCGACGGCCCGGGCGGCCCGATCCCGGTCCGCGTCTACTGGCCAGACGACGGGCCGACGCCCCCGGGATCCATTCCCGGGTCGCTTCGCTCCTGCCCTCCGGTGACCATGTACTTCCACGGCGGCGGGTTCGCCGTCGGTGACCTCGACACCCACGACGGGACGGCGCGCGAGCATGCGGTGGCCGCCCAGACCCTGGTGGTGTCGGTGGACTACCGGCTCGCCCCCGAGCATCCCTACCCCGCGGCCGTCGAGGACGCGTGGGCGGCGACCCGCTGGGTGGCCGACAACGCAGGCCGGTTCGGCGCCGACGCATCGCGGCTCGCGGTGGCTGGCGATTCAGCCGGCGGCACACTCTCGGCGGTCGTCGCCCAGCTCGCTCGTGACGGCGGCGGGCCGGCGCTGGCGTTCCAGCTGCTCTGGTATCCCTCGACGATGTGGGACACCTCGCTGCCGTCGTTCGCCGAGAACGCCGACGCCCCGGTGCTCGACAATGCCGCGATCACCGCGTTCACCCGCTGGTACGCCGGTCACGTCGACCTCAGCGACCCGCCCGCAACGCTGGCTCCCGGGCGCGCCGAGGACCTCTCGGGGCTGGCTCCGGCCTATGTCGCGGTCGCCGGCCACGATCCGCTTCGCGACGACGGAGCCCGCTACGCCGAGCTGCTGGCGGCCGCCGGTGTAACGGTTGAACTGCATCATGCCGACACACTGGTGCATGGCTATCTTGGCTACGCTGGAGTGGTCCCGGCAGCGACCGAGGCGACACAGCGTGGCCTGAGCGCTTTGCGGGCAGCTCTACACGGCTGA